In the genome of Gammaproteobacteria bacterium, the window GCGCTCCCGCCGAGCCGCAATTGGTCTCTTCCCAGTTGCCACTGGTGGCAAAGCTGACGATCTTCAGCATCGCGTTCAGGTAGTAAGGACCGTTGGTATATCCGGCGGTCGTATTATTCCTAACCTGGGTGCCAGCAGGCTGCCCTCCCTCGGGCCCGACGTCGTTCAGGTTGACCAGCAAACCCTTGTTCTTCCAGCCATGGGGCACCGCGACGTGGCACCAGCTACAGCGCAATCGACCGATCTTGTCGGCGTGATATGAATGCAGGTTGGGATCCCTGGAGCCGCCGAAGCCGCTGGCGCCATCGCCCCGGGTCGCATAGAGATCGTGATCGTGGCACTTGAAGCACAGGTCGTTGGTATTGCCGGTACCGGTGTTCTGGCTCCAGTCTCCCTTGAGAATAAAATTATTGGTCGAACCGTGCGGCCCCCAGGGGTTGCCATTCTCGCCACCCGACGGTGTCGAGGTGCCGATACCGGTGTTCGATCCATGACAATCGGAGCAATACATAGTCTGATTGCCAACATCAGCATTGCCATTCCACGGTGACTCAAAATTAGCCGAATTGGTGTTACGAATCGCCAGCGTGCGGCCAGTGTTATCGATCACCGGATGCCAGGAGCGATGATTATTGCTCGAATAGGCACTCGCGGCGCCGGAATCGAGGGTGCTTACTTCGCCCTTGTGACTTAAAGGCGCCTGGAATTCAATTGCCTGGTTGGTGTATTCGGTTACGTCATTGATGCCAGATAGCGTATTGCCGCCAGTATTGCCTAGCGTCGGCGGGTTGGCGCCATAGGCATAATCTGAATGACATTTCAAACAGATCTGATACTCGCGCGTCACATGCGCGCTGCCAACTGCCGTACTGGCGCCGAATCCGCCATCGCCGCGTTTGACGATATAGCTAATCGGGAAATTGCCCGGATCGAAATTACTCGAACCGTATACGGGCTCGACGCCCCAACTCCCGCGCAGCACGCCGGACGCGATATTGGTATGCCCGGTCGCATGGTTATGGGTTCCCGCCTGGGCTGCGCCAGTATTGTTGAACAAACGATTCTTCAACACCCGGTGCGGGTTATGACAATCGGTACATTCGACATGACGGTTGCCGAGATTGAATCTAGATTTGTCCTCACTTAGATCGGCATCCAGAGCAGCATGGATCTCACTCGCAGTCTGTTGATCGCTGTTGGTGATCGGCATGTGCGTCAAACCGGAAACAAAGTCAGATTTGATATCGGGCACCTGAAACGAAGCATTGCCCTGGCCATTGAGTACGCCGCCGTCGGCGGAGTGACAGGTGTAACAGGTTTCTTCGAGCGCCGCGTTACCGCCGGTCTTCGGGCTCAGAAAACTGTCGGTGCCTTCCCTCAACAGATGGCGCGACCCCTGCACCGTATGGGTGTCATGGCAGTTCAGGCAACTCGCCTGCCACACCGGTAAATTTAACGGGAACTCTCGTAAATTAGCCGCGGCTGTCGTATAGGTTTCATTGGCGACCTGCGGGTCGGCATGCGCCGACTGCGACCAGGCCAGACCCAGCTTGTCGTGACAGGCCAGGCAAATGATGTCGTTGGCATCATCGAAGTTACCGCCAGTAGCAAAACCCTCCTGGAAGCGATGCAGGCGCAAAAACTTGATGTTTTTGGTGATGTCGGAATCTCGAATGTGCGGATCGTGGCAGCTGGTGCATTGCAGCTGACCGTTTTCCAGTGGCACCAGTGGTTTGACGCCCGGCGCACGGTTGGCGATGTGGGCCTCGAACGCGGGATTCCGTAACTCACCGTCGGCATTCGCCAGCGTACTGTCGTAGGTGAAGGATATCGGATGATCGTTGCTCAGATCGGTCCCAAGCTTACGTGTAAACCCGGTGTTATCGCCCCCACCGGAAGGCATGACCCCGCCGGCACCGGTGCCCGACATATTGATAGTCACGTTGCTCTGCGCGTTGACCACGTTAACCTGTCCAATTGCGATTGTGCCGTCATGGCAAGATAGGCACAGTTTCGAGCTGCCGCCCGGCGTGGCCGCGATATCGTTGGCATCGATGGTATCGGAAGTGTATGGCGTATAGGCCGCGACAGAGGCCTGCCGATTCCATAGCGGTGCGTTGGGTATCGCCTCTGCCTGATGCGGAGTATGACAAAACACGCAAATCTGACTTTCGGTAACCGCCGTTATGCTGCCCGGGCCGCTAACCGACAAATTGTGCCGGGTATTGGCGGTATCGGAAATACGTGCCGCCTGATTTGCAAAACTGACGACCAGCAGCATGAGCAGCAAACTGCCCGCCAGCATTAATCGACGTAAGCAAAGCAGTGGTCGGCAAGCATCCATCCTAGTTATTCCCCAGGTACTGGAACATCGAAACCCGGCTGTTGAGCATATCCGAGACATAAATCCTGTCCTTGTCATCCACCCAGATACCGGTAGGTTGCGCAAACTGACCGGGCGCTGAGCCGGAACCCCCGATCGACATCAACAGGCTGCCCTGCGGATTGTAAATCAGGACATGATCATAATAACTCTCGGAAACATAAATATTACCATCCGAGTCGAGCGCAATTCCCTTGGGACGGGAGAAATTACCGACATACAATCCGCGATGACCAACGCTTTGCTTAAACCGGCCTTGCCGATCGAGTATTTGTATTCTTGCATTTAGCGAATCGACCACGTAAAGCCGGCCCAGCCGATAAACCAGATAAGTCGGATGATTAAACTGCGCTTCTCCAGTTCCCGCAACACCCCAGGTATCGAGCAACTCCCCGCCTGGGCTAAACAACTTGATATCACCCGCGGCGGTATCGCTGATAAAAAACCTCTGATTATCCGGGTCATAGGCGATCCCGGTTGGCCGTTTCAATACCTCGTGGCCAAAGCTGTTGATCACTTCTCCAGTCAGGCTAAATTGATAAATCAGCGCCAACTCGGAATCGGTCACCCAGACCGAGTCTTCGGCGTGCGCAACGCCAATGGGACTTGGCAGAGAAATATTCAGACTGCGCTCGTTCCAGACGGCAAATTCACCGAGTATTTCATCGAACACAAAAATGGACTGCAGTCCTGGGTCGGTAATATAAATCTTGCCCCGGTTATCGGTGGCCACCTGCTGCGGGCGCAACAGGTCGAGCGGAGATATTTTTTTCGCATCCAGACCCACGATGGCGGCCAACAGGCGCGCCAGACCACTGCGTTCCGGTGTATCGGCGCGATTGGACTCGCCGTAAATATGGCCGATAAAAGCATATCGGGGCACCGCCGGCAGGGACGGCCAGACCTGAATACCCCGATCGGTTTCGGCGATCCCGGGCATCTTGAACAAATGCTGGTTCGAAATCGTGCTACAGCCCGAAATCGTCAGTAAAAGCATTATTATCAGGGTTGTAAGCAAGTACCCCCTAGCCAATGGAGCGCAAATGGGGAACATGGTCGAGCTGCGATTTACCACCGTCCCGGCCCCGCAGTCTCACTGCCACCGCGAATACCGGTCTTCAGCCCGGGTTTACCTGAATGACAGAGGTGGCACTCCTCTACCGGCCAGGCGATTTTACCGTTGTGGCACATGCCACAGTATTGCCCATCGATGATTTTTCCCATATCGATCTGATTCGCCCCGGCACGCATTTCAAATCCGAGCTCATGATGGCACACTTTGCAGCGAAAACGGATACGATGAAACCAGTGCGGGAAGATTACGGGGCGCATATCATTGGCCTCGGAAAGCCGGTTTAAAACCACATCGGCATATTCGGCATTGGCCTGTGGCGCAATACCTGCCAGTACCAGGAGCATTAGAATCAAGGGCCTGATCCTGGCTGATCTAAGGGGATGTGGAAACAGGAGTTTCATGCTACAGACAAACCGGCAGCTTACTGACTCGAAGTCAGATTCGGTTGCACGCCGGGCTTTCCGCTAAAGGTTTTCCTGACAACGCTGTGACAACGGTTGCACTCGGTCAGCGGAAACGCAACGGCACCATGACATTGCCCGCAATACTGACCGGAAAGTATGGCGAACATATTCATTGGATTGGCGTCGACTTTTTTCACGAAGATCCGGTCATGACAGTTGGCGCAGTCCAGCCACTCGGTATGCGGCTTATGCGGGAACATGACGAGCGGCAACTCACCTGTCTGATCCATAACGATATCCATATCCAGAATTTCGATCCTGGTCTCCGGGAAAATATTGGTGCGCGGCTCGATGTATCTTTCACGCAGCGCCCTGATCCAGGAAACCCGGTTACCGGCGCTATCCGGCGGCAACAGCGAAAGCGCGGTTTCGGGCTCCTGCAAAATACCGATTGCAGGGCTCAGGGGATCGTGCAATCCATCTTCAGACAGCGATTTCCAGCCCGGCTCAGCCCCCAGCAAGGCAAACCAGAGCCCGAGTGGAATAACAAGGATAAAACGCGAATATTTCATGATCGCTAATTCAACTATCCGGGAATGTAAATTCCAGCACTGCGGATGGCGCGAACCAGTTGCCGTGTCGACTGTTCGAGTAGTTCGATAGCCTGCTCGTGCGCATCCTGACTGGCATACTGTTCCGCCTGCTGACGCAGTAACCGGGCCTGCCCGACGAAGTCGGAAATTTTACTCTTCATGGCCTCCGATTTTTGTTTTTGATCAACCAGCAATCCAATCAACATACCGTGCGTATCATTACGATCGATTTCGTAGAGATACTCCTCCTCCTTGCTTTTGAACTGTAACGAACGCACCAGCGTCTGCCCTGACCTGATCGATTCGATGGTGACCTTTAACAAATGATAGGCCTTGTCAATTTCGACCCTGGCCGCGACATTATTTCCCTGCTGCAACAAATCATCGGCCCGGCCGACCAGGGTGGCTAACTGATCGTTAACCTTGCTCCTGACTTCGGTTTCGTTGTTTTCATCGGAAATGCGGTTAAATGCATCCTGTAGCGCAATCACCGATTCGCGGCGCTGACCGTAATTGACGATCTCCTTGTCTTCGCCCAGTGATGTCGGAGTCGCCAGTTTTATTGCTTCGAACATCAGCCTGGCGGACTGATTCAGAAAATCGGAGGCGGCTTTCTCGTCACCCGAGTCGATTTTGTCCTGCGCCTTTCGATACAGGTCCAATGCCTGCTTGCGCTTGTTCAGAGCATCGCTATTGCTGCTGTTAATGACCTGCCTGGCACCGGAAGACCGGTTTAGCAATCTATCCATATTTGGCAGCCGATCGACCGCGGCCGCCTGCAAATCCGTCGAAGCCGTCAGTATCGCTAACAACAGGATCGAGCTGGCGCTAAAAAATTTACTAGTCATAATAATCCATATCAGATTTTGACCCCCAGTAATTTGAGCACTGCGGATAACTGGTTAATTGAATTGTCGAGTATCGAAATGGCCTCGGGGAACTGGCCCTGGGTTTCAAACTCTTCTGCGGCGTCGAGATTCAGCATCGAACTGTAGAGGTACTGGTCAGCCAGCTTTTGCGTTTGTTCCTCGACTACGCCCTGCGTCATGGCGATCTGCACCAGTTCCAGGTAGTGGTAGGCTCGATTGACCATGTACTGATACTCGTCCTGGACTGTTTCGAATTTGAGGTCGTAAACAACCAGGGTTTCATGACTGAATTCGTCTATCAGGGAAACTTTCAAGCGATAGGCATGTTCGAGCATTGCCATCGCCTCATCATAGGATTCGACTTCCGCCTGCCTGACTGCCTGATCGCGTAATGCGCTGATGCGCTCCAATTTTTTTTGCAACAGATCGTTTTCGAGTTCATCCAGATTTCGCCACTCGGGTAAGGCGAACGAATCGAGTTGCTCGATGAAATGCCGGTACCTGCTCTTTTTTTGCTGCGACACACTGAGCAGCCGCGAACTGGCACTGAGGTCTCGGAGTACGTAGTCGAGCACCGCTTCGGCTTCGAGATACTGGCCGCGATCGAAATATTCCTCACCCTTGAGGAAGTTTTCCGCTGCCCTCGCAAGCAACTCGCGGGCGACACTGTCGCCGCTTGCCTTGACCCGCTGCAACAGATCAGCGCTATGTAATATGTGGTTTACCATCTTAATCTTCTGCGCAATTTTCTCGCCCACACCCTTGACGCCAGACGGATTAGCGACCGATTCTTCCTGCGCCTGAACCAGGTTCAGGTTAAATATCAGAAGCAGTGCTGGAATCGATATCCTCATCGTTCTCATCTCTCGTAATCAGTTCGTCTTGTTTTTCGCCTCTGTCTCGGTCGCTTTTTGCTTGGAGTGACATCTGCGGCATTCGGCGACCGGAAACGCAACCTTGCCATGACATACACCGCATTTCTGACCCAGCAGAATCGAAGCCATCGATATCTGGTTAGCGCCTTTTTGCGGGATGAAAATTGCCGGATGGCAATTCGAACAATCCAGCCATTCGGTATGTTGCTTATGCGGATAAACGACATCCGGCATCGATCCCTTGACCTCGCGCACGATATTCAAATCCATTACCACCGGTTTTGCGTCGTCGTTCAAACGCTCGTAGCGGGGTGATATTTCTCCACCTTCCAATGCCTTTACCCAATCTACCCGGTTACCTGATTTCGATTTGCTCAAGGAGTCGAAAGCGACCCTGGGCTCCTGTAATAGCAGCGTGCCGGGACTTTCTGAATCGTGAATGCCATCCTTGGCCGGCGGCAGGTTCCATTCGGAGGAAGACTTCATCAGCCGATTAAACTGGTTCACACTACTGGCCAGTGTTTTTTTGGCGGGTGCTTTTTTCACAACCGCGGCGGTATCGGTCTTCTTTTTG includes:
- a CDS encoding 6-bladed beta-propeller produces the protein MLLLTISGCSTISNQHLFKMPGIAETDRGIQVWPSLPAVPRYAFIGHIYGESNRADTPERSGLARLLAAIVGLDAKKISPLDLLRPQQVATDNRGKIYITDPGLQSIFVFDEILGEFAVWNERSLNISLPSPIGVAHAEDSVWVTDSELALIYQFSLTGEVINSFGHEVLKRPTGIAYDPDNQRFFISDTAAGDIKLFSPGGELLDTWGVAGTGEAQFNHPTYLVYRLGRLYVVDSLNARIQILDRQGRFKQSVGHRGLYVGNFSRPKGIALDSDGNIYVSESYYDHVLIYNPQGSLLMSIGGSGSAPGQFAQPTGIWVDDKDRIYVSDMLNSRVSMFQYLGNN
- a CDS encoding c-type cytochrome; the encoded protein is MIRQSNVIVFAEAGLFQIIVLIFLVFYTTATVRATDEVRNGKQVYDASCGACHTAGVLQAPRLGKREDWSAREQQGLEVLMTHALKGFKNMPAKGGNPTIKDEEIKKAVVYMLVSSGFDQYAEKPATEEASKKKTDTAAVVKKAPAKKTLASSVNQFNRLMKSSSEWNLPPAKDGIHDSESPGTLLLQEPRVAFDSLSKSKSGNRVDWVKALEGGEISPRYERLNDDAKPVVMDLNIVREVKGSMPDVVYPHKQHTEWLDCSNCHPAIFIPQKGANQISMASILLGQKCGVCHGKVAFPVAECRRCHSKQKATETEAKNKTN